The Methanobacterium lacus genome includes a region encoding these proteins:
- the afpA gene encoding archaeoflavoprotein AfpA — protein sequence MKKPKIAWGLTGAGDKIVETLKYMEKIKKEYDDRVDIELFVSKSGDQVLKYYGISTEVETHFDKVWTEINANAPFLAGNIQLGKYDFMLIAPASSNTVSKIAMRMGDTLISNAAIMGQKADVPLYILPSDYEEGVTITQLPDGNDLKISIREEDVEHIKKLAKMHETYVIKEPNDIHGIFRKYYD from the coding sequence ATGAAAAAACCTAAAATTGCATGGGGACTCACTGGTGCAGGGGATAAAATCGTTGAAACTCTTAAGTACATGGAAAAAATTAAAAAAGAATATGATGACCGGGTTGACATAGAACTATTCGTGTCTAAATCAGGTGATCAAGTTCTAAAATATTATGGAATCTCCACTGAAGTTGAAACCCATTTTGATAAAGTTTGGACAGAAATAAATGCTAACGCACCATTTTTAGCAGGCAATATTCAGTTGGGAAAGTACGATTTCATGTTGATAGCACCTGCAAGCTCAAACACCGTATCCAAAATCGCAATGCGAATGGGAGATACTTTGATATCTAACGCAGCTATAATGGGTCAGAAAGCTGATGTACCCCTTTACATCTTACCCTCTGATTATGAAGAGGGAGTTACAATCACCCAACTTCCAGATGGTAACGATTTGAAGATCTCCATAAGGGAGGAAGATGTTGAGCACATAAAAAAACTGGCCAAAATGCATGAAACCTATGTTATCAAGGAACCAAATGATATCCATGGAATATTTAGAAAATACTATGATTAA